One stretch of Bacteroidota bacterium DNA includes these proteins:
- the pyrI gene encoding aspartate carbamoyltransferase regulatory subunit yields MNENKQLKVSAIKNGTVIDHIPPRNLFKVISILGLDKVENQITFGTNLESKKLGKKAIIKISDVYFLDDEINKIALVAPQAKLNIIRDYQVIEKKVVEVPDKIVGIVKCFNPKCITNHENIVTKFIVASKKDVSLKCCYCEKITYQDQIVIV; encoded by the coding sequence ATAAATGAAAATAAGCAGTTAAAGGTCAGTGCAATAAAAAATGGCACTGTCATTGATCATATTCCTCCCAGAAATTTATTTAAAGTTATTTCTATTTTAGGACTGGATAAAGTAGAGAATCAAATTACTTTCGGCACCAATCTGGAAAGCAAAAAACTAGGGAAAAAGGCAATCATCAAAATTTCTGATGTTTATTTTCTCGATGATGAGATTAATAAAATTGCCTTAGTAGCTCCTCAGGCCAAACTCAATATTATCCGGGATTACCAGGTGATTGAAAAAAAGGTGGTTGAAGTACCTGACAAAATTGTCGGGATAGTGAAATGCTTTAACCCCAAATGTATCACCAATCATGAAAATATTGTCACTAAATTCATTGTGGCATCCAAAAAGGATGTCAGCCTTAAGTGCTGCTATTGCGAAAAAATAACTTATCAGGATCAGATAGTGATCGTTTAA